Sequence from the Eleginops maclovinus isolate JMC-PN-2008 ecotype Puerto Natales chromosome 14, JC_Emac_rtc_rv5, whole genome shotgun sequence genome:
ATAGAACATGAAAATATTGAGAGAACTGGAAATGTTAgttttctgcagaaatgtgtaGTAGAACTAAGTAGTTGAGTAATTGTGCAAAGGTCCACAATTCAAAGTTTTAAAAGATGCAACTTACAGAGATATAACCCCAGagatgtgcattaatgtaacaTATATAAACAGTCAAGGTGGAAATGTGTAACATGAAGTATCACAAGGGGGTGTAAGTGTCCATGTCAGTGGGGCCAGGGTATAATCAAATATGATAACACCGTACTGACCAAATTAGAAATTGAGATCTGGAAGAGTGATTTTCTGAACACTTGCTCTATTTTCACTGATAAAGCTCTCCAAGATCTCATATCTCAAGATCTCAATATTATCATAACCAGTTAGCAAAgctattaaatgaaaacacatattGTGATACACCATCATTTTCCTCATTTCCGTGATAACAGTTGTGCCATTACTAGTAGGACTTACTGTCCGAACTACAACGTAAGATCCAAATTGGGTTACCCTAAAATAGAAAGCAGGGCACTGGATAGTTTCATTAATGCAGCACAGTCATGCCCCATCAAGCCGACTCAGCAGTTTTCCCCTCTGTCTTGCTGTACCTCAGTTCAGTGGGTAGAGCTGTCTGGAGCCTGAGGCCCCCGCAGACAGAGCGAGCAGCCTGGGGAacatttgtaattgtttttcaaCAGAGAGAAGGGTTCTGCTCGCTGTGTAAGTTCCCCTGAAGACCCCCAACAGAGGCCAATgctaaatgtgaatatatatttgaCAACAATTATTAAAGCTCAGGTGGGTtatgtatttacaaaaaaatgttgtttgttatttgatattttatacAAGTGTGGCTATCCCAGGACGGTATTACAGCAGTTCAATGATTtgattgagagagagagactccctctggagggaacacagggatgtttGCCTTTGCCAACCATTCAAATGCACACACTTAAGGGAAGGGAAAAATCAGAATACGGCCTCTTTAAAGGAAATTGCTTCTCGAATGTTACATATACCCAAGCTCAATATTTGTTGACTAGCCACCAGTTTTACAaaagcgcccccccccccgtcaAAGCAATACCTGAGCTTCAGAGTTGACATGAAAGGAAACCCCTACCTTCACTTATTTGAATAGTGGAATAACATGttcaacattttcagttttttttattactgaaCCAGATAGTTATTTACCTACTGTATATTTCACAATCTGAAAAGCTTCTTGCAGGTCTGCTGGGGTGGGACGGCCTAAAACGTTACATTTAGTTGCACAAAGCCATGTGAACCAATAATAACCGCTTCTCATAACAGCATGACATCATCCCATGAAAGATTTATCAGGACCCCCGACAACTAGGCCAGCGAGGAGAGAGATAACGTCAGCAGCCTgcgctccacacacacacacacacacacacacacacacacacacacacacacacacacacacacacacacacggaggttTGATGTCTGTTCACACAGACATTAAACAATTATTCtctttttattaaaagtaatGTATGACTTAGTATGAGAAGACCTCATTAAGATGTCATTGCTTTATAGCAGGCATGTTTTTAACGACTAGCCACTAAATATattcacaaaatgtaataaaaagttGCTTTTATTTCTGACAGTCAAAGCTCCTTGGTGCCATGCTGTCTGACATAGCGTGTTCTTTAATATGATTCTTGGCAGGTTAACATTATAgacacaaaaaactgaaatgttgactttaatgaaatgtataatgtcaacGGGCTCcacatcactgtattaggttagttgaaagcaataatattacgttgaacctatcatttttttatttaaacttattgTTATTGCTTTctactaacctaatacagttttgtgTAATTTGTTTACATCATACGTTTATTCAAATCAAcggttcagttttttcagtgggATTTATGCATGGAAATgttccccctcttcctcttatGTTTCACCATATTTCAGTGAAATCCTTCTTTCCTCCACAGCCgcctaaaataaatgtttgcagaGCTGAGTCGCTGCTTTTTATAACTGCCttggccctttttttttaagtgaagctACACACAGCATAAATGTGCTGTATCATTCCATCGGAGCTAATTTGTGTTCATAATACATCCGTTCTCTCTCACAGGGATGGGTTCATCCTAAGCGTGGGTGCATTAGTCAGTACAGTAGTCATTCTATACCGGGCTAAATATAGCAGTAGAGAAAAGCAACGCTAGCTGTTTCTGCAGCCGGACACCTCTGACATCCACCTCCACCATCCTCCCTCGGCCCTAATATTCCTCGTGTTGATTTGTCTCTCAGGAACGGGCTGCCAAATGGAGGACGTCGGATGGCCTGATGGATGGGTTGACCACCAACGGGGTTCTGGTGATGCACCCGGCCGGGGAGTTTGTGTCTGAGCCGGCTCCGGGCGTCTGGAGGGAAATCTCAGTTTGTGGAAACGTCTTCGCCCTGAGGGAGACTCGCTCTGCCCAACAGAGGGGGAAACTGGTAAGATGAAGTGGGATGATGGGAAAGTGATACGTTTGCTTTGATACGGATTACTGACCTTGATGAAGTGCAGGGATTTCTATAGAAGGGTGTTTCAGAACGTGACTGATCTTTATACCTTTCAGTATttttaaagaaggaaagaaatgaaatatttcgTTATTGTAGGATCATGTCCATTTTCACTATtgatatacaaaataaataatgggaGAGTAAGAACCCGTGTCCACATAGAGCCTTTTACTGAGTGCTAGCGTCTTTTTTCTTTAGCTCAGAGCGCTGAAAATATTTCAAGTTTTCTGAAAAAAGCCGGTGACGCGCTGTGCAAAGTGAATGAAAGTTTATTTTTGCCCATTTCTGTAAGATGGAAACTATCATAATAAAGACCTTATAGCCCACTTTGCCATGCAGATCGCCCAGGTGTAGCTGCCAGCACTAGGAGCTACATCCGGTGCCCGGAGCCTTCCGCTAACGAAAAGGCGCTATGTCGACACAGGCCCTTACTCTTGGGTTTTGATTTTGGTACACGTCATTGGTAAAGGCATCTCCTGTTTTGACCTTAAGGGGTGTGAACCAAACAGTTGGAACCAGTGGAAGCCTTATAATCAAAATGCATCGCTAGAATGTTcgtggatttttttattttggcgAACTCTCTACATGCAAGTGTACAGCCCAGTAAAGAGTTGTTCTAGTCAAACTGGTGGCATGATCCACTTTCTGGGTCATACCACCTCGATAACGGGTCATACCACCAGTATGCACAAATCCCCGTTCCCTCGTTCCTCGCTAACACAAGTCAGTGATAGAATCTGTTCCCTTCTACTCTTCCCCTGCTATATTGCTATCCTCTGTTTTCCTATTCAGGTGGAAAATGAGTCCAACACCCTGCAGGACGGTTCTCTGATTGATCTATGTGGGGCCACCCTGCTGTGGAGGACCCCTGCTGGACTGCGCCACACCCCCACCCTCAAACAGCTGGAGTCCCTTCGCCAGGAACTGAACGCAGCCCGGCCCCAGTGTCCAGTGGGCTTCAACACCCTGGCCTTCCCGAGTCTGGCCCAGCGCGAGATCGTCGACAAGAAGCAGCCCTGGGTCTACGTCAACTGCGGCCACGTGCACGGCTACCACAACTGGGGCTACCGGAAAGAGAAGGGCCCTGCTGGACATGGGGGCACAGCACCAGCTAGCACCGGGGAGAGAGAGTGCCCCATGTGCCGGCGAGTGGGCCCCTATGTTCCCCTGTGGCTAGGTTGTGAGGGAGGATTGTACCTGGACGCCGGGCCCCCAACTCACGCTTTCTGCCCCTGCGGCCATGTATGCTCAGAAAAGACTGTGGTGGGGTGGAGCCAGATCCCGTTACCCCACGGCACCCATGCCTTCCATGCTGCCTGCCCCTTCTGTGGTACCTGGTTGACAGGGGAGCAGGGCCACATCAAACTCATCTTCCAGGGCCCTGTCGACTGAAGCCCACACCTGGGTAGAGGTGTTGAGGAAGGACTGTGTGCTAGAACAAAAATCTGAACACTCGAGTGTGGGATGAAAGAAAAGCACTGATGAAGTACAAAAGAGTGATGAACTGAAGGTGCCATGCAATAGTAAATTGCCAAGGCTTCAAATGGAGTTGTATGGAGATGTGTAAATAAATTGTGTTGAAATGAGCACACGTTTAGTGATCCTTTGTCATCTTTTTTCAGGCTTTTCACACTGCACTTAGTGTGGGGCTAAGTGCTTAAGTTAGCCGTTAGCTTATGGCTAGCTGGCCGTGTTCCAGAGCAGGGTTAGCACCAAGTTTAGCCCTGGTATAATGCTGCGTTCCTTTTAAATTGGAAATcagaactgggagtgacgtcacatcaGAGTTGACTGCATTCCAGTTGCGCAAGTCAGAAAAAGATGGCCGCCCACAggaaagttgttgttgtttacagctTTAGCAGTcacctcgggttagccattgttagcaatagAGGTTGataaatatgctttattttgtattcaacaaacagttgatttaatgtgtCTCAAATAATACAGGAGagataaaaatgttatattattaaagTGTTCTCTTACCGTTCATATGCGGGGAACTGGAACGCACCATAAGTGAGCCGTTAGCTTATGGCTTGCTGGCCCTGTTCCAGAACTATCATAAAACTACAAAATGTAGTGCCAAAAGAGCTTGGAGTGCCAAAAGCCTATCAAAGTACCTGCAAAATCTCAGCCCATAACATTGTACTCACCAAGTGATTCATGATACCCAAGAGCATGAAGGCATCActaaaaagaaagggaaagatgAACTGACATAGAAACGTTGAAAGCCAACTCCGAAGTTAGCTTAAACCAAGGAAACATAAAAGGTGAATGCTAAAATGATTATGAACACTGTTTCAGCACAGTTTTACTCACCATATCACATTTTGTGTATTATTAAGTCTTACATAATGAACATGTTGTCCTCCTTACAACACAATCTTGCATTGTTCACACCCATGACTTCTTCTTCAGTGTCTTTGTTGCAGCTAGCAGTTTATCTTGGCTTGTTACTTCCACCTGTTGATTAGTGGAATAGTATGGTAGGACTTGTGTGTGCGCatacaagacaaacaaaatggGGACCCTTCAAATAAACTGCGGAATACTGGGACTAGAGGTCTAGAACTTCTCTGACCAGTCAGACTTTTTGTCAGCAATATAGCTGTGTTCTAACGTCTTGGCAAGCACGATGTCATTATAAGTACTCAAAGTTTTCTGAAATTTAGACCCACGTCTTTAAAAAACGTAACTAATCCTAACGGACCCGCAAATATGCAACATTCAGCTAGCAATGCTTAGGTTTCCTTCAACTGCAGGTTAGAGTGTAACAAATGCAGCAGCCTCTCCCTATGAGATGTCCTCAATCCGTAGTAGCACCCAGCACGTAGTCTCCACCGCAATACGTTGCAGACTCTGCAGAGTCTCTAAGCCTTGCTCCCAGTTTGCAGTGCCCCCATTGTGCTAAAAATAACTCAAGGTCACCAAGCTCCCCCTGCCTCCCCCATCAGGGGAAGGAGATAGAGAACACAACAGGACATCAGGGGAGTTGCAACCTTTCAGCACCTACTGTACGGAAATAAAGAATAAACAGTGACAAACCCTATCATTTGTCCCCGTTCAAAAACTGATCCACAAGCTGCACATTATCCTCAATTTAACAACCACAAATGATATTTTGGAGTATTTGTGAGCAGATTGCTTGCATTTTATCATGTATAATCTGCTGGAAAAGGTCTCACTGCAGAGAGCATGCAGCTGCAATCCCACccagagctgctgcagggttTTCAGATCAGTGCCAGAGCCAGACCCTGAATAACAACGGAACATATTCAGTGGCAAGTGTGTCTTTATTCGCCCTTCCAACATGTCCGTGTGACAGTGATGTACAACAGCGGAGCACCCTGCACCTGCAGATGATCTGCTCGGTGTGTGTGGTTATTTAAAGGTCTACAGGGAGAGGCAGGGGTACAAATCAAGGACGCCAATGTGGATGACAGGCATCAGTGGAGATCTACAGAACGGTGGTCGAGGTAATGGATGCTGGGCGGGGTGCCTgcactgaacaaactgaaacgttgactttgattaaatgtattatgtcaacagatgcagtagaggggacttattgcagaagtctgtctgtatttaggTTGGGGTacttgaaagcaataataataagaacctaatcatttttattttaactttatagTGTTACTTTCGACTAACCTAATACAGGATGTCATCTGTTGatgtaaacatttaattaaagtcaacgatTCAGATTTTTCAGCGTGTTTCCTGTGGTGTTTCCAGGAGACTTCAACTGTAGTTTATCTGTAAAATCAGACTTAGGGAGTAATAGATTATTTGTAAGGAATCATGGTCTACCTAATCAGGATACAAAGAAAAGGTAACTGTGTTCCCTTACAGTTATATTTAACTAAtgtgtaatcagattactggtacGCTAGCAGGAATAcaaagttaaaatacatttcaaaatacatttcatttaatcatcGGTAGAAACAAAACCAGAATTTTCCTTTCGATTTCACTTCggctatttaaaataaaaataaaaattatatatatatattatttttattttttatgtagtAGGTGGACgtctaaatgtattaaaaagttTACTTTTAATAAGTGTTTTAAACTACCGGTAATACATTTGTACACTATATTATTCTGTAGACCTTGCTACACAAGATACATTTTTGATCAAAAATAtcctgttttcttcttttctaagatcatattgttttgttgcagtagaaaacatcttattgttaTTTACGTCCTCTCATATTTGCAATGCGTTTCATATTGAGGTAAccaaaaagtaaagtaaagtaatcaggttacattacttatatattgtgatacttagattaggttactgattacagtTCTCTCGACCCTGGGTAAAACATCCCTTCAGACGATGAAGAAAATGACTGATGGATGTGTCAAATACATGCATTCAGCATTGTCAGCATATCTACTGCCAGATTGAACTCTGAAATGGTGTTTAAAATAGGGATCTTGATCCTAAATGTGTTGGTGACCCTCCTTGCCTTACCTCTAGCCCCCCCATCAGGGCAAACATATCAGTCACAGATATTGAAATGTATGGGGATTAATATAAACGTTTCTATATTCATGTGAGGCTGTCCGCTTTATTTCATGCTACCTCCAGGAAATGTCAatattatttaatcaaaaaaTGATCCCATTTTCAGGATCCAGGTATTTCTTCCAGAGCTGGTGGCAAGAAACCAGTTTGAAATTGAATGAcatatgaaaaaagaaaattggaaaAGGGTAGAAATGTGAGAAGGAAGGTTTAAAGATGCAATTCAAAGCAAACCGTCATGGATTCGAAATACTTGAAAGTTAGCATTTAAGTATTAATTAAATCCCACAGTGATCCTGCAGCGCTGTATTTGACCTCTAATTATTCTATCAAATGCTTTGCTCTGTTCAGCAGTGGTGAAAGTGATTGTAAAATTAGCAAATATACTcttgttacaagtaaaagtcctgcattcaaaatcttctaaattgagtagaagtataaagtagcataaactgagaatactcaggtaaagtactaGTACCTCAGGGGGACTTGGCTAAAAAGATTATTTCAAAGTgggaactttatttaaaaaaggttgagTGACGTGGTTTATACAGTAGATAATGACCTTATATCAGTGTAATTATGGGTTTATTGTTCAGGGTGTGAGCTGCAGTACAGGCCTGTCAGGAATAACTCCAGCAGGCTGTCACTAACCGGAAATCATCTGCAACCAAATATTGGATTGACGTTTATAATTGGGACACTTTTTTATATTCTTCAGTCAGTCCAGTCAGCCGCTCGCTCTTCAGGGTAGTGCAGGGGTTAAAACGTGCTCCCAAAGCCCACCACCATGTGAAAACAGGTACCACTGATACAGGCTAATGAGTCAGCCTACACCCCCCACccttttttgtaaaaaacaaagtcttAATTATACACATATTATGGATTAAATTGGGTTGAATCAGCCTACATTCCCGTTATCAACAGTGACACCACCCTCAGTGTTCAGGAAGCCATTATGTGGATGCTGTTTAGTAACAATACCAGACCAGCTCTCATTTTGACGTTGatctttttcatcattttattatatatatatttataatatgtacagaaaaaaaaacatgatcaaacTCAGCAGGGAGACAGCACCAAAGTGAACAAGCcgaacagaaagaaagacagagggtgagTGACAGGCAGCTGGTGCCCGGTGCTTTTTATTAACAAACAACACCTAGTGAGTGCCTTTAGAAGCCATCCAACAGCCATGAACGAGTGTGCAAATGACATGGACAAACATACCCCCTTTCACCCGGATGAATACAAAAACTTAAGAGAGAAAAGTGTATTTTCATCAGAATCACATTCATAAGctatagcccccccccccccacacctgcCCCTCCTCATTCTTCCATGGACTAGACAACACAGTATtcaatgaatacattaaaatcAGTAGAATAACAAGAGTTGTTGAaagaaagattttaaaaaggaaaacatccagagtgtgtgtgtgtgtgtgtgtgtgtgtgtgtgtgtgtgtgtgtcaagtgttCATTATTTAACAATTGCTTGTTCTGCATCTACTCAAATGTGATGCCAACATGTGTCCATAAAGCCTACACACAACCCTGACCCagctccccacacacacacacacacacacacacacacacacacagccacacacacacacacagctgtttccttccctccctctctgtgagATTAAAGTCCTGAAAAGCAAACCACTGTATTCCAGTTTCTCTTCACAGGgctgaaaaaaacatctgtggAAAAtgatgcccacacacacacacacacacacacacacacacacacacacacacacacacacacacacacacacacacacacacacacacacacacacacacacacacacacacacacacacacacacacacacacacacacacacacacacacacacacacacacacacgatcaatGGGCAGTAGTCAACTCCTCTGATCACGTCAGAGTTGATACTTTCTGACAGGGCCATGAGGGTGAAGTGGACCTGTCTATATTCAGGTTTGAGTGAAATGTGTGAACCTGAACTGCTTCAGATTTATCTAATTGATCAAGCTGCAGTAAAGGGTGGTGACCTGGATTTGGGAGTTCATATCCGGTCTGCAAACCAAGACCAGTCAGTCCCTGAACCTCCAGACGCCCCTGAACACAACACGTGTGATGAAACAGACCGGAACAGAATGCCATCAGTTCAGCATGGATCTCCCTGCTGTGTAGGAACCACAGAGGTAAAGTAAAAGCAAGAGTTCTGAGAAGGCCCTAATGCCAGTTTCCACTTCTTTGGGGAGGGGTAAGGGGCTGTGGCTCAGATTACCGAGGTCTCAGAGTTTTTACGTCAGTGTAGAGGCCCCTCTGCAGACGCTCTTTTCCTCACATTCCTCATAGTTTCCTTGGAAATAGACCTAACACAGCTACGAGAAGCAGTCCAGCCATGTAAACACTCTCATACCTTTGCCATTTCACCATTACTATGCCAACAGTGGGCATTTTATGACAATTTCCTAGCAAGAACAGCAAATCTGTTCACATAAATGTCTTGTAAAATGGATTGAAGATGTTCCTTTCACACTTAAGTAGGAGTTTACTCAGTTTTTTAAAGATGCgtttatgattttaaatgatatgggaattctttcaaaatgtagtaAGGTCTTTTGCTTATGCCTCCTTAATCCTATTCTTATTTAAAGTACACCCAGAAAGGATTGTAAAGGACCCAAAAGAATCACATCTGGAAAACTAAAGCATCTGATCAGACACCCCAAATGCACAGGGACAAATTGTCGACCGTTTGAGATGACATTCTCAGGGAAGGAACAGCAGCTTTTCtaacccccacccacccaccagcaaacagacacacccacaccacATCTCCACCTCAGCGTCCTCTGCAAACAAGCaagaaatgaaatgacattCTAAAAGCTACTCCGTCACCCGCTG
This genomic interval carries:
- the peli3 gene encoding E3 ubiquitin-protein ligase pellino homolog 1 is translated as MVLEGSSEALCPPPSLELRPSCNKSQPSPPLGSSSQPHDGVFPEDKEPVKYGELIVLGHNGSLANGDKGRRRSRLALYKRPKANGVKPDVIHNVSTPLVSKALSNKSQHSISYTLSRSHSVIVEYTHDTNTDMFQIGRSTESMIDFVVTDTAGSSSGQGGGAAGEGGGGGQSAQSTISRYACRIMCERSAPYTARIYAAGFDSSKNIFLGERAAKWRTSDGLMDGLTTNGVLVMHPAGEFVSEPAPGVWREISVCGNVFALRETRSAQQRGKLVENESNTLQDGSLIDLCGATLLWRTPAGLRHTPTLKQLESLRQELNAARPQCPVGFNTLAFPSLAQREIVDKKQPWVYVNCGHVHGYHNWGYRKEKGPAGHGGTAPASTGERECPMCRRVGPYVPLWLGCEGGLYLDAGPPTHAFCPCGHVCSEKTVVGWSQIPLPHGTHAFHAACPFCGTWLTGEQGHIKLIFQGPVD